The Candidatus Stygibacter australis nucleotide sequence ATCAGAGTAAGTAATTTCATTATATCTCCCTAAAATAGTAGAGCTGCAGGAATATCTGCTGATCAGAAATCCCCTCCTGATCGAGATTGATCATAAAAGCGGTGTTTAATTGAAGTGCATCTGTAAGCTTGTATTTAGTGCCGAAAGCGATGAGTGAAGAATAGGCGTAGGGATCAGCATAGCTCATCACATTGAAATAGTTCTGCAGATAAAATTCCCAGGCTTCCAATGTATAGGGAGCATAATTCAACTGGTGGAAGGTATATAACACTGTCTGTCCGTCATTTTCACCAAAGGCCATTTCAGATAAGTATTTATAGGCAGACCACTGATATTGAAGATCAAACCCTATCCGGGTTCTATCACTGGACTTCATTTTTGAAGGTGCGGGGAGAAGCTGCATTTTGTCTGAAAGCACAATATTTGACTTCATGAGTGAAAATCCGGCAATCAGGTCATCAGAATAATCACGCGATATCCTGCCGGTAAAGAGGTAATTATTATCCCAGTGAGGGAAGCCCATGCCCAGACCAGCCTGAGCAGCGATCAGGTAATCATATTTGCCGATGAAACTTGACCAGGCAATGCCCCAGTCGTGCTTCATGCCGATATTCATCATGGAATTTGTCTGCAGAATGGAGCCGTGGGTATCGATCTCCTGCTCCAGTCCGAAGACGGGTTGAAAATGACCTAGTCTGAGCTTTTTGCCCAGACCCAGCTTGTAATCTGCCCAGAGGTTATGCACCTGCAAAGTGATATGATCTTCATCATCACTATCATATAATAATCTCACCTGGGCATCAAGGGTAAGGAAATCGCCCTGGGAATGAGAATATTTATTATAATACTCAAAGCCCAAAGAATTTTTTAAACTCCGGGAATTATCAATGAACTGTTCATTTTCTGAATAACCGCCAATCAGATTGACTTCCCCATAAAAATTCGCCTTGAGAGAAGATAAGGGGAGTAAACACAATAAGAGAATTACTGATATAATTACGAGTTCTTTATATTTCTGCATAATATTCTATCCTTCTCTTCTCCCAGGGCTTGCGAGGAAGAAATTTATTTACCCTTTGGGCAACTGCCGCACTTAGTGCAGCCTGGCATAGGGTTTCCTGATATATTTACATTTGCATTGGCTTCCAGCATTTTTATATCTGCTTTTTGGAGGTCATCTACTACGATGAACTTACCGGGAATCATATTCATGTGACAGCTGAATTTATATTCTCCGCTGCTTACGGGAGTGAATTTCTGCATCTGCTTGCCATCTGTGAGGTCAAACTTAAGCTCAAAATCCTGTGCTACAATACCATTATTACAGCCATTCAACTCATTGCCTTCTATCTCCCAAACCACTGGAATGTCCTTCTGGATAACAAAAATATTGGGATGCCAGCCATAGCGGTCTACTGACATTTTGATCACCTGGGTATCTGACTGAATATCTGCTACACCCAATTCTACCTTTTGAGCTGCATTAAGTGAAAATAGAGCAGCTATCCCGATCAGTATTAGTATTATTACCTTTTTCATTATTACTCCTTAGCGACTTTTCGTCATTCTTTTAATAGTTTTCATTACTTCATCAATAACTTCCAGGTTACCATCTCTGATCTGCTCTACAACACAGCTCTTCATGTGAGCTGCAAGCAGGTTCTGGGCTACTGCTGACATGGCAGACTGGATTGCTGATATCTGGGTAAGTATATCATCACAATACACATTTTCAGATATCATCTTATTTACACCTTTAATTTGACCTTCAATGCGGTTAAGCCGCGATGTGAAGTCCTTTTTGAGCTCCTCAGAGTGATGAGCTTCTCTCATCGTGCAATGCTG carries:
- a CDS encoding cupredoxin domain-containing protein — encoded protein: MKKVIILILIGIAALFSLNAAQKVELGVADIQSDTQVIKMSVDRYGWHPNIFVIQKDIPVVWEIEGNELNGCNNGIVAQDFELKFDLTDGKQMQKFTPVSSGEYKFSCHMNMIPGKFIVVDDLQKADIKMLEANANVNISGNPMPGCTKCGSCPKGK
- a CDS encoding metal-sensing transcriptional repressor, whose protein sequence is MKEVCQHCTMREAHHSEELKKDFTSRLNRIEGQIKGVNKMISENVYCDDILTQISAIQSAMSAVAQNLLAAHMKSCVVEQIRDGNLEVIDEVMKTIKRMTKSR